The region GCACGCCGAGGCGTGGTGCCGGTTGGCCGCCGCGCACCTCGACGCCGGGCAGCCCGATCCCGCGCTGGACGCCGCCAAGCGCGCGCTCGTGCTGGACGGCGACCACGCGTGGGCGCAACGGCTGGCCGCGTTGGCGCTGAGCGAACTCGGCCGGCACCAGGAGGCCGTGGTCGCGGCGCGGGAGTGCGTGCGGCGCAAGCCCGGCGACTGGCGGTGTCAGGTGGTGCTCGCCGAGGTGCTCTCGGCGGCACCGGACACCAGGCGCGAGGCGGTCGAGGTCGGGCAGGAGGCGGCCCGGCTCGCGCCGACCGAGGCGAGGGCGTTCCAAGTGCTCGGTGACGCCGCGTTGCGCGTCCGGGACTGGGGCACCGCCGAGTGGGCGTACCGCAGCGCGTTGCGGCTCGACCCCGCCGACGAGGACGTGCGCGCGAACCTGGCCACGGTGCGGCGCAAGCGCGCCGCCGCGCCCGCGCACCCGTCCGGCGACGCGTTGACCCTCGCGCACGCGATGGTCTGGCCCGCGCTGTCCCGGCTGGCCGTGCTGCTGGTCGGGGGCGGTCTGCTGTTGCTGCTCGCCGGGATGCCCAAGCCGACCCCGCTGCTCGGGTGGTTCTCCGGGGTGCTGGTGGTGGGTGTGGGCGCGGTCGTGCTCCAGTTGCTCGTGCGCGCGCGGCGCGGCGTGCGCAAGGCGTTGTTCGCGCTGCCCCGCCACCGGCCGAAGGTGGCCGCCGTCACGACGATGTTCGGTCTGTCCACCCTGGTCCTCGCCGGCTGGACGGTCGCGTTGTTCCTGGGTGCCACCACCATGCAGCCGCTGGTGATCGCGTGGCTGTGCGCGCTGGTCGGCGGATCCGTCGTGGTGCTCGCCGGGGGCCGCTAACCTGGAGGGTGGAGAGGAGGGCCGACCGTGACGCGACTGCTGGTGCTCCTGGCGCTGATCGCCGGGTTCGTCGTCGCCGGTCCCGCCCACCACGCCCCGGTCGACCTGGTCGCAGTTTCGGCCACCGTCGACGCCGCCCACCTGCCCGGCACGGCGACCCGCGCCACCGCGCACCCCGTGCAGCAGTACGGGCTGCCCGGTCAGCCGCTGGACGGCGTGCAGCCGCCGGTGCACGTCCCGCCCGAGCCCCGGCTCGCCGAGGACGTCGTCGACCCGACCCACCGCACCCCCGAGCGCACCGGCCAGGCCCCGCTCGGCGAACGCGCCCCACCCGCACACCTCCGGTAGTCGAACCCACCCCGCACCCCGACCCCGGAGGTCACTTCGCCATGCCGCGCTCCTCAGCGCGGCGGGAACTGCTCGTCCGAGGACTGCTGTCCCTCGGTGTTCTCGCCGCGTCCGCGTTCATCCTGCTCACCAGCCAGCCGCGCCTCGGTCTCGACCTGCGCGGCGGCACCCAGATCGTGCTGCAAACCCCGGCCGAGGCCACGTCCGACAACACCGACCGGGCGATGGAGGTGCTGCGCCGCCGGATCGACGAGCTGGGCGTCGCCGAACCCGTCCTGGCGCGCTCCGGCGACCACCGGATCATCGTGGAGCTGCCCGGCGTGCAGGACCCGGCCGAGGCCATCGACGTGCTCGGCCGCACCGCCCAACTGGCCGTCCAGCCGGTCACCGGACCCGGTGACACGCCCACCGGCGAAGCCGGCGACTCGGTGGCGCTGGGACCGATCGCGATGACCGGCGAGGGGATCAAGGGCGCGGTGGCCTCGCCCAACCAGCAGGGCGCGGGCTGGCAGGTCACCGTCGACTTCCAGGGCGACGCGCCCTCGACCTGGCAGAAGGTGACCGGCGAGGCCGCGTGCTTCGCGCCCGGCGACCCGCAGCGCCGGGTGGCGTTCGTGCTGGACGGCAAGGTCGTGTCCGCGCCGCAGGTCGACCCGTCCGTGCCGTGCCGCACCGGGATGATCGGCACCAGCACCCAGATCACCGGCAAGTTCGCCAAGGCCGAGGCGGAGGAGCTGGCGCTGGTCATCCGGTCCGGGGCGCTGCCAGTGCCGGTCGAGGTGGTCGAGCAGCGGACCGTCGGCCCGACGCTCGGCGCGGAGGCCATCGAGGCCAGCAGCCGGGCGGCGGTCGTCGGCATCGCGCTGACCGGCCTGTTCCTGATCTTCGTCTACCGGCTGGCCGGGCTGGTCGCGGTGCTCGCGCTGGTCGGCTACGCGGGCATGTCCTACGCGGCGCTGCTCGCCGTCGGGGCCACGCTGACCTTGCCGGGCCTGGCCGGGTTCGTCCTGGCGATCGGCATGGCGGTGGACGCGAACGTCCTGGTCTTCGAGCGGTCACGGGAGGAGTACGCGCGTCGCAAACGTTTGCCGCGGTCGGTGGACCAGGGGTTCAAGGGCGCGTTCAGCGCCGTCGCCGACTCCAACGTGACCACCCTCCTCGCCGCCGGGCTGCTGTTCTTCCTGGCCACCGGGCCGGTGAAGGGGTTCGGCGTCACGCTGTCCATCGGCGTGCTCGCGTCGCTGTTCAGCGCCCTGGTGCTGACCCGCGTGCTGCTCCAGCTGGCCATGCCGCTGCTGGAGCGGCGACCCACCTGGAGCGGTCTGCACGACCTGGGCCGGGTGCGGACGTGGCTGACCAGCCGCGGCATCCGGCTGTTCCAGCGGCCCAAGCGCTGGCTGGTCACCGCGGCGGCCGTGCTGCTCGTCGCGCTGGCCGGGCTGTTCGTGCGCGGCCTCGACCTCGGCGTCGAGTTCACCGGCGGCCGGATGATCGACTACACCGCGTCCGCCGTGGACGCCGGCGAGGTCCGCGCCGAGCTGTCCGCCGCCGGCTTCGCCGACGCGGTCGTCGCGACCTCGGGCGACACCGGCGTGTCGGTGCGCACCGGCCCGATCGACGAGGCCGCGGCGGCCCGCGTCACCGAAGCGGTGAACAAGGCCACCGGCGGGGCGCAGCAGGTCAGCAACGAGCTGATCGGCCCGAGCCTGGGCTCCGAACTGCGGCGCAACGCGATCATCGCACTGGCCATCGCCGTCGCCGCGCAGCTGGCCTACCTGGCGGTCCGGTTCGACTGGCGGCTCGGCCTGGCCACGGTCGTGGCGCTGGTCACCGACGTCGTCGTGCTGGTGGGCGCGTTCGCGTGGCTGGGCAAGACCGCCGATGGCGTGTTCCTGGCCGCGCTGCTGACCGTCATCGGCTACTCCGTCAACGACTCGGTGGTGGTGTTCGACCGGGTGCGCGAGCTGCGCAAGGCACGGCGCAAGGACCCGTACGCCGACGTGGTCGGTGCGGCCGTGCTGCAAACCGTGCCGCGGACGGTGAACACCGGGATCGGCGTGCTGTTCGTGCTCGCCGCGCTGCTCGTGCTCGGTGACGGGTCGCTCGCCGACTTCGCCACCGCGCTGCTGGTCGGCGTCGTCGCCGGGACCGTCTCGACGGTGTTGACGGCCGCGCCCGTGGCCATCGCCCTGGACGGGCGCGCGGGGGGCCGCCGGTGAGCACCGGTCACGAGCTGCTCGCGGTCGGCGGGGCGTTCCTCGCGGCCGGTCTCATCGGACGCGCGGGCGTCCGGATCGGACTGCCCACCATCCCGCTGTTCATGGTGGCGGGTATCGTGTTCGGGCCCCACACGCCCGGCGTGTCACTGGTCAGCGACCCCGGTGAGCTGGGCGTGCTGGCCGGGCTCGGCCTGGTGTTCCTGCTGTTCTACCTCGGGCTGGAGTTCTCGGTGGACGACCTGGTCGCCGGCGGCCGCACACTCGCCCTGGCCGGCACCGGGTACCTCGCGCTCAACATCGGCGGCGGGCTCGCGTTCGGGTTCGCCCTCGACTGGGGCACCCGCGAGGCGCTGGTCATCGCCGGCGCGATCGGCATCTCGTCGTCCGCGATCGTGACGAAGCTCCTGGTCGAGGCCAACCGGCTGCGCAACCCGGAATCCCGGCTGGTCATGGGCATCATCGTGATCGAGGACGTGTTCCTGGCCCTGTACCTGGCGGTGCTGCAGCCGGTGCTCGGCGGCACGTCCGGCGTCGACGCGCTGCTCGACTTCGGCAAGGCGTTCCTGTTCCTGGTCGTGCTGGCCGCCGTCGCGCGCTGGGGCGGCCGGGTGGTGACCCGGCTGTTCGGGTCGGCTGACGACGAACTGCTGGTCGTGTGCTTCGTCGGCGTCGCGGTGACCGGGGCGGCCGTCGCGCACGAACTGGGCGTGTCCGACGCGATCGGGGCGTTCATGGTCGGCGCGGTGCTCGGCGGGTCCGGCGTCGCGCCGCGCGTGCACAAACTGGTGCTGCCGCTGCGGGACGCGTTCGGGGCGTTGTTCTTCTTCATCTTCGGGCTGAGCATCGACCCGAACGCCGTGGGCGGGGTCGTCGTGCCGGTGCTGGCGGCGGTGGCGGTGACCATCGTGCTGAACCTGGGAGCGGGGCTGTTCGCGGCCAAGCTGCACTCGTTCGACCGGCAGCAGGGCGTCGACATCGGGCTGACCGTGCTGACCCGGGGCGAGTTCTCGCTGGTGCTCGCGGCCATGGCGGTGACGGCGGGGCTGGACTCGCGCGTCGCGCCGTTCGTGGCGGGGTACGTGTTGCTGCTGGCCGTGATCGGGCCGTTGGCGGTGTTGCGGTCGCACAGGCTGAGCTGGCTGCTGCCGAAGAAGCTGTTCGCGTAGGAAGGCGGTGTGGCCGACTCGCACGCCTTCTTCGACGCCCGCGCCGAGCGCTGCACCACCGATCTCCAAGTGGTGCTGGAGATCGCTCTGCGTGAGGCGCAACGGTCGCGGGCTGACGAGGTCGGGTCGACTACCTGTGATTGGGCGTCTTGGCCCGACCTGTGGCGTACCAGGCGTTGGCGGCGGTCGGCGCCGACGTCGAGGCGGAGAACCTGATCGAGTGATGGACCTGGTCGACACCGGCCACCTGGTGGTGGCGCTGCTGCGGCAGGACCCGCTGCCGGCGTCACGGAGGCGGGTTTCCTGGCCGTCGAACAGGCGGTGCCGACGACCTGGCAGAACCGGTTCAGCGAGCAGACGTCCCGGGCGCTGGCCCACGCGTACGCCCACGCCCGACAGGACGGCCGACGGGCAGCCGGAACCAGCGACCTCTGGCTGGGCTTGCTCTCGTTGGAGGACAGCGTCGCGGTGGCGGCGCTGTCCGTGCTGGACGTCGACCTGGCCGTGCTGTGGAACGAGACCGGCGGACGTGACAACCGCACACCGCCCGCCCGCTTGGGCAGGTGGCTGCTCGCCCTGCTCTGCCACAACCCGCCGCCGAGCGTCCACAACGTCACCGAGGCCGCGGCAGCCCGCATCCGTGACCGCGAAAGGGAACGGCTGCGCGAACTGGAGGCCGATGCCGGGCCGGCGTGACCACCGGAACCGCCGTCGGCCACCGGGATCGCCGCTAGTGTTCGGGCTCGGGATGTTCTCTCGGAGGCGGTGGTTGGATGGCGGCTTGGGCCTCTCTCGTCGTGTCACTGCTCGCGTTGACGGTGTCGGCGGTGACGTTGTGGCGTGCGCAGCTGACGCCGTTCCGGCTGCTCGTCACCGCCGACCAGGTGCAACTGCGGATCCACCAGATGGAGAGCGAGACCGGCGAGACCTGGTTGCTGCCGCACTTCGCGCTGTCGGTCGGCTTCGCCAACTCGGGCACGCAGGTCGGGCGCGTGCTCGGCGTGCGCCTGGTGCTCCGCTACACCTCGCTGCCGATCCCCGACGCGTACGAGGTGTTCGCCTGCCACGGCGAGTACGACCCCGTGAAGTACCAGGCGCACGGTGGCAAGCGGTTCACCATGATCGACCAGGCGAAGCTCGGCGACTTCCACTCGTTCGTCGTCCTGCCGAAGGCCACCGCGTCCAAGTTCTACGTGTTCACGGTCAGGTGGGACAAACCCGTGCGCCAGGCGGAACTGCGACTGGACCTCGAAGTGCTGCACGACCGTTCAACGGACTGGAAGACCACGCACACGTGGCAGCTGGCCATGCCCGGGTGGGCCTGGAACTCGGTCGAACAGGGCTCGTCGTTCACCTTCGTCGCCGAGGGCGGCGCGGCGAAACGTTCGTCACGTGACGTCAATCCGCCTGATCTGCACAAGTACACACTCGACGAGGAGATGCGCGCGGTGACCGACGATTCCGTGAGCGTCGTCCGGGAGATCACTCCCGACTGACCCCGGACCCCGTGGTTGCGGGCGGAGCCGCACGGGCAGAGCATGATCCGGACGCCGACGGCCGCTGTGGAGGACGGATGACGGGCTTCGCCGGGTACCAGAACGAGATCTACCTGCAAGGACTGGCGGGCACCGTGCCGCCGTTCACCACCGACCCGGAGGGGTTGGAGGCGTCGGCGCGGCAGCGGCTCGGGCCCGGACCGTTCTGGTACGTGGCGGGTGCGGCCGGGACCGGGGCGACCGCTCGGGCCAACCGGGAGGCGTTCGACCGGTGGCGGATCGTGCCCCGGATGCTGACCGACGCCACCCAGCGGCACCTCGGGACGTCCGTGCTCGGGACCGCCGCGCCGGCGCCGGTCCTCCTGGCGCCGCTGGGGGTCCAGTCGATCCTGCACCCGGACGGCGAACTCGCCACCGCCCGCGCCGCCGCCGAGCTCGGCGTGCCGTTCGTGCTCTCCACCGCCTCCTCGCACACCATCGAGGACGTCGCCGAGGCCGCCGGGGACGGGCCGCGCTGGTTCCAGCTCTACTGGCCGAACGACCCCGACGTGTGCGTGAGCATCCTCGACCGGGCCCGCGCCGCCGGGTACCGGGTGCTCGTGGTCACGCTCGACACCTGGACGCTCGCCTGGCGACCGCACGACCTCGACCAGGCCTACCTGCCGTTCCTGCGCGGCGTGGGCACCGCGATCCCGTTCTCCGACCCGGCGTTCCGGGCCGGGCTCGCGGCCGCCCCGGAGGACGACCTGCCGATGGCGATCCTGCGCTGGGTGCAGCTGTTCACCGGCACCGACAAGTCCTGGGAGCAGCTGTCCTTCCTGCGCGAGCACTGGGACGGGCCGATCGTGCTCAAGGGCGTCCAGCACCCGGACGACGCGCGCAAGGCCGTCGACGCGGGCGTCCAGGGCGTCGTGGTCTCCAACCACGGCGGACGTCAGGTGGACGGCGCGGTCGGCTCGCTCGACGTGCTGCCGGAGATCGCCGACGCCGTGGGGGAGCAGGTCGAGGTGCTGTTCGACTCCGGCATCCGCAGCGGCGCGGACATCGTGAAAGCCCTCGCCCTGGGCGCGAAGGCGGTGCTCGTCGGGCGGCCGTTCGCCTATGGGCTCGCGCACGGCGGGCAGGCGGGCGTGCGGCACGTGCTGCGCGGCCTGCTCGCCGACTTCGAACTCACCCTGGCGCTGTCCGGGCACCGCAGCCCGGCCGAGCTCAGCCGCGAGGTGCTGCGTCCGCGCTGAGCTGCCGCATCCGGTTCTGCAAGGTGGCGAAGTCGGCGGGCTGCACGGTGATCCACGGGGTCCCGTCGCCGCCCTTCGACTTCGCCGACACGTACCGGCCGGTGATCGTGTCGAAGAACGTCAACGGCGTGGCGCAGCGCTGCTTGCGGCCGAACCGGTCGCGGCGGGCGGCGTAGAGCTGGCCGCCGCCGGTGCGCTTCTCGGCCAACAGCTTGCGGATGTTCTGCACCTCCGCCACGTACGTGCCGGTCGGCCTGCTGGCCTGTAGGAACGAGCCGCCGTCGTCGTCGTTGAACTGCCGGCGGCGCGGCTTGTCCTCCAGGGCGTCGGCGGGCAGGGACAGCACGCCGCCCCGGCCCGGCTTGGCCTCCGGCAGCGCCGACAGCAGCGACTGCACCGCGTCCTGCGCGCGCACAGGCTCCAGCACGAAGTGCTTGTCCGGGCGCAGGACCACGCGCAGCGCGTCATCGCCGGACTGCGCCACGAGCGCGGTGCGCGTGTCGCCGTCGTCCTGGTTGAAGAACGCGTAGTACTCGGTGCCCGCGTCGGCGATCAGCCGCAGCGACTTGGCCAGGTCGGCGTGCACCTGCCGGCCCCGGGCCAGCCCGAGCCGCTCCAGTTCCGCCCACGCGCGCCGCACCAGGTCCGACAGGCCGCTCACGTCGCCCTCGGCCACCCGGTCCTCGTCGAAGTCGACGGCCGTCAGCAGCGCGTTGTGCAGGGTCGGCAGACCTTCGGCCTGCCAGGCGGTGTAGAGCGCGACGACCGGGATCGCCACCTTGGTGCGCAGCACAGTGCCCCTCACTCCCCGATGACCGGCGGGGCCACCATCGTGCCGTCGTCGAAGATGTCGTCCGCGCCCTGGAGGTACGAGGCGGCCTTGTGCTCCAGGTCGTCCTCGCCCTGACCCTGGCCGGCACCCGCGCCCATGCCGCCCATGCCGGCCGCACCACCGGGACCACCGCGCCCGGCCGCACCGCCACCACCCGGCCCGAACCCGCCACCACTGCCACCGGGCCCGAACCCGCGCTCACCGGGCATCGCGCCGGACGTGCCACCGGGCCCGAACCCGCCGGGCCCGAACCCACCCGGGCCGGGCATGCCGGGCATCCGCCCACCGCCACCCCCGGGACCGCCGCCACCGGGGATCCCGCCCATGCCGCCACGACCGCCGCCCGACCCGCCACCGGGCCCACCGGGGCCGTTCGCGCTGGGCACCCGGACCGGCGGGTTGTTGGGGTTGCGCGGGAAGTTCGGGTTGTTCGGGTTCCGCGGGTTGTTCGGGTTGCGGGGGTCGTTCGGGTTGCGCGGGTCGTACGGCAGCCGCGGGTCGAACGGCGGGAACCTCGGGTCGTGCGGCGGCGGCTGCACGCGCGGCGGGTCGACGGTGCCCGGCGGGATCGTCGGCCGGTCCGGCGGGTCGGCCAGCGACTTGCGCGTCGTGCCGTCGTCGTTGCCACCGGGCGGGGTGGGCGGCGGCACGGTCGGCTCGCCCCACTGCTTCTTGGTGTCGTCACCGCCGGACGAATCGTCCCCGTCGCCGTCCCGGCCCTTGGGCTCGTAGGGCTTGGGCTTCCACTCCGGCGGCGGCTCGATCGGGGGCGGGTCGATCGGCGGCGGGTCGATCCCCGCGCCGATCTCGTCGGGGGACTGGAAGGTTGGCATCGACGCGCCCGCGGCGTTCGCGGACGTGCCGTAGGTGCTGAGCACCTGCATGTTCTTGGAGTTGACCTCTTGACTCTTCTCGACCGCGTCGTCGTAGTCGGTGTCCCACGGGACACCGTCGTTGTACCAGGGTTTGTCCGGCACGTCGACGGGCTTGTCCACCGAGTCCCGCGCCAGCCGGAACGACTCGCTGATCGACGAGGCGCCGGCCGCGGCGGTCTGCGCGCTCGTCCCGGCCGCCTCGGCCCAACTCCCCAGCGGGGCGGTCGAGGACCGCGCCTGGTCGCCGGCGGCACCCTCCCAGGACGCGCCCGAGTCCTGGACGGCCTTGTTGATCAGGTACGAGATGTCGGTGTGCCCGCGGTTGACCTGCTCCCAGTTCAGCTGGGTGGCGTCGGTGGTCTGCTCCGGACCCTTGCCGTCCTTGAACCAGCCGTAGATCTTGTCCGCGCCGACCCCCAGCTGGAGCAGCGCGAAGCCACCGAGGTCCATGTCCACGTTGCCGGGAGGAGCCATCGCTACCCCTTCAGGTTCCCGATGATCGTGGCGGCGACCCGCTCGGTCGTCCCACAGGCGTTGCCGTCGTTGAGCTTGGTGTCGTTCTTCGCGATGCTGCCCTGGATCAGGATCGCGTCCTTGCCGGACGTGCCGATCGCGGTGTTGCAGTCGCGCTTGCCGTCCGGGGTCGCGAAGCTCGCCGTCGGGTAGCCGAGGACCGTGTTCTCCCGGGACACCGGGAAGTTGGCCTTGCCCTCCCGCGCGAACGTCTCGACGGTGTTGCCCTTGGTCACCATGACGATCTTGAAGGTGGAGTTGGCGAGGACGTCCTTGCCCTGGTAGGTGCAGCTCGGGCCGTTGACCCCGTCCTGCTCGACCTTGGCTTCGCGGAACGTGCCGAGTTCGCTCTGCTGGGCCTGGGTGAGGACCGAGCACGGGTTCGCGACGTACTCGGCGATGTCCAGGTCCGGCGCGCCGCTCGGGGAGCCGCTCTTCGTCGTCGTGGGAGCCGCCGAATCGCCCGTGCCGGGTGCCGCGGTGGGGTTGCCGCCCACCGGGTCCGCACCGCACGCGCCCAGCGCGCCCGCCGCCGCGGCGATCACGAGAAGGGTCCGAAAAGTGCGATTCAAGGAATTCAGTCCTTCGGCTTGAGTGCGTCGGCCGCCGCCGAGTCCGTGGCCTTGTACTCGTCCAGCGCCTTTTGGATGTTCTCGATGGTGTTCTCGAGTGCTTCCTGCGCTTTGGAGTTGGCCCAGCCGTACCCGCCCGGGTCGGTGCCCGCCGTCTGCCGGATGGCCATCGTGGCGAACCCGCTGTACACGTCCTTGCCGGGTGATCCGGACGCCATGATCTCGTCCGAGACGTCCCGGATCCCGATCAGCTTTTCCAGCGCCAGCTTCAGGCCGTCGATGAGGCGCTGTGCCTCGTCCGGCTCCACGTAGAACTTCGTCTGGGTGGACACGTAGTCCGCGCCAGGGCCTTTCGCGACCGTGTCGGCCACAAAGCCCAGCTTCCCGCCACCGCCCCCGGCGTCCAGCATCGCTCGCGCTCCCCTCACGCCAACCGGGGGTCAATGATGGCATAGCGCCCCGGGCGTGTCCGGTGATTCGGCGTGGTTTCGCCCGGCCGGGGAGGATGTCCGATTCGTTCAAGACGGGCCGGGTCGGCGGTGCCTAGGGTCGACGCATGATCGAAGCAGCGAGGTCCTTTCTCTGGCGTCACGCCCGCGTGCTGGAGCAGCGGCGGTTCTCCTTCCTGTTCGACGGCGGCGCGGCGGAGCCCGTCGTCACGGCGGTGGCGGCGTACCGGAACGACGACGGCGGGTTCGGGCACGCGTTGGAGCCGGACGGGCGGGGGCCGTCGAGCCAGCCGCTGCACACCTACACGGCGGTGCGGTTGGGCAACGAGGTGGGGGACGACCGGTTCGCGGCCGGGGCCGCGGACTTCCTCGCCTCGGTGGCCAACCCGGACGGCGGGGTGCCCAACTGCCTGGGCACCGCGCGCGACCACCCGCGGGCGCCGTGGTGGCAGGTCTCCGCCGACAGCGACCTGCTGATGACCGCGCTCGCCGCCGGTGAGCTGCACCGGGCCGGGGTCGAGCACGAATGGCTGGACCGGGCGTCCGCGTTCTGCCGGCAGCGGATCGACGCGCTGGGCAAGTCGCACCCGTACGAGGCAAACGCCTGCGCCCAGTTCCTCCAGCACGCCCCGGACCGTTCATGGGCCGAGGCCGCCGCCGCACGGCTGGGCGACCTGGTGCGCGAGCAGGGGCTGGTCGACCTCGGAGAGGGCAAGGCCCCCGAGGGGTACTCGGCGGGCGAGACGCACAAGCCGCACCACTACGCGGCCACGCCGGACAGCATCGCGCGGGGGTGGTTCAGCGACGACGAACTGGCCCGCGACCTCGACGAGCTGGTGGCGGCCCGGCAGGACGACGGCGGCTGGACGTTCCCGTGGCCGGTGTGGACGCCGGTGACCGAGTTCGAGTGGCGGCCGATCGTGACGATCGAGGCGTTGCTGACCCTGCGTGCCTACGGGCGGATCAGCTGACCGAGCGGCACGCCGGCCAGGTCCTTCACCTCGCGGGACAGGTGCGCCTGGTCGGCGTAGCCGGTGCGGTGGGCGATGTCGGCGAACGGCGCGCCCGTCCACGCCAGCTTCACCGCCCGGTCGAACCGCAGCACGCGGTGCAGGGTCTTGGGGCCGTAGCCGAACGCGTCGAGGCTGCGGCGGTGCAGTTGGCGGGTGCTCAGGCCCAGGTCGTCGGCGAGCGCGGCGACCGGGGTGCCGGCGGAGCCGGCGATCGCGCCGGTCAGCGGGTCGGGCGGGGTGGTGCGCAGGCGGTGCCGGGCGGCGTCGGCGAGGACCGCGCACGGGTCGGCCGCGGCGGC is a window of Saccharothrix espanaensis DSM 44229 DNA encoding:
- a CDS encoding tetratricopeptide repeat protein gives rise to the protein MSEPIAAVVVRAAELTARGFPQRAIELLRPALAANPLHAEAWCRLAAAHLDAGQPDPALDAAKRALVLDGDHAWAQRLAALALSELGRHQEAVVAARECVRRKPGDWRCQVVLAEVLSAAPDTRREAVEVGQEAARLAPTEARAFQVLGDAALRVRDWGTAEWAYRSALRLDPADEDVRANLATVRRKRAAAPAHPSGDALTLAHAMVWPALSRLAVLLVGGGLLLLLAGMPKPTPLLGWFSGVLVVGVGAVVLQLLVRARRGVRKALFALPRHRPKVAAVTTMFGLSTLVLAGWTVALFLGATTMQPLVIAWLCALVGGSVVVLAGGR
- the secD gene encoding protein translocase subunit SecD — encoded protein: MPRSSARRELLVRGLLSLGVLAASAFILLTSQPRLGLDLRGGTQIVLQTPAEATSDNTDRAMEVLRRRIDELGVAEPVLARSGDHRIIVELPGVQDPAEAIDVLGRTAQLAVQPVTGPGDTPTGEAGDSVALGPIAMTGEGIKGAVASPNQQGAGWQVTVDFQGDAPSTWQKVTGEAACFAPGDPQRRVAFVLDGKVVSAPQVDPSVPCRTGMIGTSTQITGKFAKAEAEELALVIRSGALPVPVEVVEQRTVGPTLGAEAIEASSRAAVVGIALTGLFLIFVYRLAGLVAVLALVGYAGMSYAALLAVGATLTLPGLAGFVLAIGMAVDANVLVFERSREEYARRKRLPRSVDQGFKGAFSAVADSNVTTLLAAGLLFFLATGPVKGFGVTLSIGVLASLFSALVLTRVLLQLAMPLLERRPTWSGLHDLGRVRTWLTSRGIRLFQRPKRWLVTAAAVLLVALAGLFVRGLDLGVEFTGGRMIDYTASAVDAGEVRAELSAAGFADAVVATSGDTGVSVRTGPIDEAAAARVTEAVNKATGGAQQVSNELIGPSLGSELRRNAIIALAIAVAAQLAYLAVRFDWRLGLATVVALVTDVVVLVGAFAWLGKTADGVFLAALLTVIGYSVNDSVVVFDRVRELRKARRKDPYADVVGAAVLQTVPRTVNTGIGVLFVLAALLVLGDGSLADFATALLVGVVAGTVSTVLTAAPVAIALDGRAGGRR
- a CDS encoding cation:proton antiporter produces the protein MSTGHELLAVGGAFLAAGLIGRAGVRIGLPTIPLFMVAGIVFGPHTPGVSLVSDPGELGVLAGLGLVFLLFYLGLEFSVDDLVAGGRTLALAGTGYLALNIGGGLAFGFALDWGTREALVIAGAIGISSSAIVTKLLVEANRLRNPESRLVMGIIVIEDVFLALYLAVLQPVLGGTSGVDALLDFGKAFLFLVVLAAVARWGGRVVTRLFGSADDELLVVCFVGVAVTGAAVAHELGVSDAIGAFMVGAVLGGSGVAPRVHKLVLPLRDAFGALFFFIFGLSIDPNAVGGVVVPVLAAVAVTIVLNLGAGLFAAKLHSFDRQQGVDIGLTVLTRGEFSLVLAAMAVTAGLDSRVAPFVAGYVLLLAVIGPLAVLRSHRLSWLLPKKLFA
- a CDS encoding lactate 2-monooxygenase, with product MTGFAGYQNEIYLQGLAGTVPPFTTDPEGLEASARQRLGPGPFWYVAGAAGTGATARANREAFDRWRIVPRMLTDATQRHLGTSVLGTAAPAPVLLAPLGVQSILHPDGELATARAAAELGVPFVLSTASSHTIEDVAEAAGDGPRWFQLYWPNDPDVCVSILDRARAAGYRVLVVTLDTWTLAWRPHDLDQAYLPFLRGVGTAIPFSDPAFRAGLAAAPEDDLPMAILRWVQLFTGTDKSWEQLSFLREHWDGPIVLKGVQHPDDARKAVDAGVQGVVVSNHGGRQVDGAVGSLDVLPEIADAVGEQVEVLFDSGIRSGADIVKALALGAKAVLVGRPFAYGLAHGGQAGVRHVLRGLLADFELTLALSGHRSPAELSREVLRPR
- a CDS encoding ESX secretion-associated protein EspG codes for the protein MRGTVLRTKVAIPVVALYTAWQAEGLPTLHNALLTAVDFDEDRVAEGDVSGLSDLVRRAWAELERLGLARGRQVHADLAKSLRLIADAGTEYYAFFNQDDGDTRTALVAQSGDDALRVVLRPDKHFVLEPVRAQDAVQSLLSALPEAKPGRGGVLSLPADALEDKPRRRQFNDDDGGSFLQASRPTGTYVAEVQNIRKLLAEKRTGGGQLYAARRDRFGRKQRCATPLTFFDTITGRYVSAKSKGGDGTPWITVQPADFATLQNRMRQLSADAAPRG
- a CDS encoding DUF3558 domain-containing protein, producing the protein MNRTFRTLLVIAAAAGALGACGADPVGGNPTAAPGTGDSAAPTTTKSGSPSGAPDLDIAEYVANPCSVLTQAQQSELGTFREAKVEQDGVNGPSCTYQGKDVLANSTFKIVMVTKGNTVETFAREGKANFPVSRENTVLGYPTASFATPDGKRDCNTAIGTSGKDAILIQGSIAKNDTKLNDGNACGTTERVAATIIGNLKG
- a CDS encoding AraC family transcriptional regulator, yielding MNTYFERAAAGLDCVWQRTSGTATSGRVVPDGRTDIIWTPRDGLSVAGPDTVGHVTALSPGEMFGVRFGPGVGPSALGVPAHVLRDLRVPLAELWDDVAALEDALAAAADPCAVLADAARHRLRTTPPDPLTGAIAGSAGTPVAALADDLGLSTRQLHRRSLDAFGYGPKTLHRVLRFDRAVKLAWTGAPFADIAHRTGYADQAHLSREVKDLAGVPLGQLIRP